Below is a genomic region from Tissierellales bacterium.
TCAACTCCTTTTACTCTTTTATACTAATATATTAAAACTTCTAGAATAATATATATAGAATGACTATTTTGATTGGAGTCCTGAATATGATAAGTCAAATATTGCTTTTATTTATCGTCATAACCTCTATTCTGGCAAAAAATAAAACTATGGTTGTAGCCGGAATAGTTGTATTTATTTTTTCCCTTATAGATAATGAAAACATTATAAAATTTACTAAAGATTATTTTTTAAATATAGGGGTTACTTTATTAACAATATGGATACTTATACCCTTAATAGACAATACCAATGAAAAAGATATACTAAGTATAAAAAACATTTTTAATATTCATGGACTAGTTTCTTTAATTAGTGGATTTATAGTAGTAATTATTGCAGCAAAAGGAGTAAATTATTTAAATAATAATCCTTCTGCCTTAGCGGGAATTTTATTTGGTTCCATTATTGGAACTACATTTTTTGGTGGAATACCTGTAGGAATCTTAACAGGTTCTGGTATAGCCTTTTTAATAATAAGAATCCTTAAAAAATAATGGAATATAGAATAGTTTGTAAAACCTTACCCCTATCTAACATATTATATATTGCAACTAAGTTATGAATAGAGGAGGTATACCGTGAACAATATGGAACAAACCCATACCCATGAATTCTTAGGTAGCACTAAATTAGCAGTAGAGGGAGAGTTAAGACATAATCATCGTTTTAGTGGAGTTACAAGTCAGGCCATTCCCCTAAGAAATGGGAACCATATACATGAAATTGTAGTAAATACTGATTTTGATTTTGCCCATTTTCATCAATTAATTGTGGAAACTGGCCCAGGCATCCCTGTTGGTGAGGGAAGACATGTTCATTTTGTTAGAGGCATTACTACAAGTGATAGAGAACATAGACATAGGTTTGTCTTTGCTACCCTTATTGAAGATCCATTGAAATAATTTCATACAGTAACTATCTATGAAAAAACAATTCTCTTTCCTTTAAAGGAAAGAGAATTGTTTTTTATTTTAATTAACATAAATTAATTAAACACATTTAATTAATTTATTAAATATATTAATTCTTTTATTAATAATCTTAATTTCTTTATTGACTTTTTAATTTTTATTGGTTATTATTTAAATATAGAGAATATTTTTAATTAAGGGGTGCATATAAATGACAAATTATGCTATTGAGGTAAATAATTTAAGAAAAGAATTTGAAGTAAAGAAAAAAAATGGCCCTTTCTGGAAAAGAAAAAATAAAAAGAAAGAAATATTTGTTGCTGTAAATAATATTAACTTCAATGTGAAAAAAGGTGAAATATTTGGATTTCTAGGCCCTAATGGTGCTGGAAAGACTACAACTATAAAGATGATATCTACTTTATTAAGACCTACTTCAGGCTCTATTACTGTAAATGGAAGTAATGTAGTAGAAAATCCTATTAATGCATTAACAAATATAGGAACTGTATTAGCAGGGGAAAGAAGTACTTATTGGAAATTAACAGGTCGAGAAAACTTAGAATACTTTGCAACTATGAATGGCATCACTGGAAAAGAAGGAAAAGAAAAGGCAGACTATCTATTAAAAAGATTTGAGCTAGATAAAAGAGGAGACGAAACAGTAGAAAAATATTCTACTGGTATGAAACAAAGAGTTGCCCTTGCTAAGGCTTTAATTGCAGAACCAAAGATATTAATATTAGATGAACCTACATCAGGATTAGATCCACAGTCTGCAAGAAATTTGAGAGAAATAATACTTGAAATAAAAGAAGAAGGTAGAACTATACTTTTAACCACCCACTACATGGAAGAGGCAGATCAGTTAAGTGATAGAATTGGAGTAATTGATAGTGGCAAAATAATAGCCCTAGATACTCCAGAAAATTTAAAAAGAAATTTAAATAAAACTAATGTAGTCATATTAGAGCTAAATAATTGGAATGA
It encodes:
- a CDS encoding DUF441 family protein, with the protein product MISQILLLFIVITSILAKNKTMVVAGIVVFIFSLIDNENIIKFTKDYFLNIGVTLLTIWILIPLIDNTNEKDILSIKNIFNIHGLVSLISGFIVVIIAAKGVNYLNNNPSALAGILFGSIIGTTFFGGIPVGILTGSGIAFLIIRILKK
- a CDS encoding YmaF family protein — protein: MEQTHTHEFLGSTKLAVEGELRHNHRFSGVTSQAIPLRNGNHIHEIVVNTDFDFAHFHQLIVETGPGIPVGEGRHVHFVRGITTSDREHRHRFVFATLIEDPLK
- a CDS encoding ATP-binding cassette domain-containing protein; translation: MTNYAIEVNNLRKEFEVKKKNGPFWKRKNKKKEIFVAVNNINFNVKKGEIFGFLGPNGAGKTTTIKMISTLLRPTSGSITVNGSNVVENPINALTNIGTVLAGERSTYWKLTGRENLEYFATMNGITGKEGKEKADYLLKRFELDKRGDETVEKYSTGMKQRVALAKALIAEPKILILDEPTSGLDPQSARNLREIILEIKEEGRTILLTTHYMEEADQLSDRIGVIDSGKIIALDTPENLKRNLNKTNVVILELNNWNDTILNKVKNIPFVENINSKFNEDTQSWEVKIHIDNGTDTISTLISNISSANINITHFRVEEPTLEDVFISLTGKSLRE